The following coding sequences are from one Pseudonocardia sp. HH130630-07 window:
- a CDS encoding glutamate ABC transporter substrate-binding protein, with protein sequence MRLSRLWRTATLTAVAALTLSACGGGGGGADDAPLPERAQSEQRLTVGIKFDQPALGLRQPDGSYAGFDVDVAKYVAKELGVPEDGIEFVEAQSAERENLIDRGEVDFIVATYSITPAREERVSFGGPYFIAKQDLLVRSDASDITGPQSLNNNKKLCSVRGSTPAQKVKDEYAQNVQLQEFGKYSDCITALLNGTVDAVTTDDVILAGYAAQNPGKLKVVGQGFSEEKYGVGLRKDDTAGRSAVNAALQKMIDDGSWERSLQANVGPSGYTIPAPPQIPAG encoded by the coding sequence ATGCGCCTGTCCCGGTTGTGGAGGACCGCCACCCTCACCGCCGTCGCCGCGCTCACGCTGAGCGCCTGCGGCGGCGGAGGGGGCGGTGCCGACGACGCACCGTTGCCCGAACGCGCACAGAGCGAGCAGCGCCTGACCGTCGGCATCAAGTTCGACCAGCCCGCGCTCGGCCTGCGCCAGCCGGACGGCAGCTACGCCGGCTTCGACGTCGACGTGGCCAAGTACGTCGCCAAGGAGCTCGGCGTCCCGGAGGACGGCATCGAGTTCGTCGAGGCCCAGTCCGCCGAGCGGGAGAACCTGATCGACCGCGGTGAGGTGGACTTCATCGTCGCCACGTACTCCATCACCCCCGCCCGTGAGGAGCGCGTGTCGTTCGGCGGCCCGTACTTCATCGCGAAGCAGGACCTGCTCGTCCGCTCGGACGCGAGCGACATCACCGGCCCGCAGTCGCTGAACAACAACAAGAAGCTGTGCTCGGTGCGCGGCTCGACCCCGGCCCAGAAGGTCAAGGACGAGTACGCCCAGAACGTGCAGCTCCAGGAGTTCGGCAAGTACTCCGACTGCATCACCGCGCTGCTCAACGGCACCGTCGACGCCGTCACCACCGACGACGTCATCCTGGCCGGTTACGCCGCGCAGAACCCCGGCAAGCTCAAGGTCGTCGGCCAGGGCTTCAGCGAGGAGAAGTACGGCGTCGGCCTGCGCAAGGACGACACGGCCGGCCGCTCGGCCGTCAACGCCGCCCTCCAGAAGATGATCGACGACGGCAGCTGGGAGCGCTCCCTGCAGGCCAACGTCGGCCCGTCCGGCTACACGATCCCGGCTCCGCCGCAGATTCCGGCCGGCTGA
- a CDS encoding amino acid ABC transporter ATP-binding protein, which yields MVRMTGVQKHFGDLHVLRDIEIEVAKGEVVVVLGPSGSGKSTLCRTINRLEPIDTGTIEIDGTPLAAEGKALAALRADVGMVFQSFNLFAHKTILENVTLAPIKVRGVSKAEAEKTGLQLLERVGIANQRDKYPAQLSGGQQQRAAIARALAMRPKVMLFDEPTSALDPEMVNEVLDTMTSLAAEGMTMVVVTHEMGFARRAAHRVVFMSDGEIVEDSTPDEFFTSPRSDRAKDFLGKILSH from the coding sequence ATGGTCCGGATGACCGGGGTCCAGAAGCACTTCGGCGATCTTCACGTACTCCGCGACATCGAGATCGAGGTCGCCAAGGGTGAGGTCGTCGTCGTCCTCGGCCCGTCCGGTTCCGGTAAGTCGACACTCTGCCGGACGATCAACCGGCTGGAGCCCATCGACACCGGAACCATCGAGATCGACGGAACTCCCCTCGCGGCCGAGGGCAAGGCGCTCGCCGCGCTCCGTGCCGACGTCGGCATGGTCTTCCAGTCGTTCAACCTGTTCGCCCACAAGACGATCCTCGAGAACGTCACGCTCGCGCCGATCAAGGTCCGCGGGGTCTCCAAGGCCGAGGCCGAGAAGACCGGACTGCAGCTGCTCGAGCGGGTCGGCATCGCCAACCAGCGGGACAAGTACCCGGCCCAGCTCTCCGGCGGCCAGCAGCAGCGCGCCGCCATCGCCCGTGCGCTGGCCATGCGCCCGAAGGTGATGCTCTTCGACGAGCCCACCTCGGCGCTGGACCCGGAGATGGTCAACGAGGTCCTCGACACGATGACCTCGCTGGCCGCCGAGGGCATGACGATGGTCGTCGTGACCCACGAGATGGGCTTCGCCCGGCGCGCCGCGCACCGCGTGGTGTTCATGAGCGACGGCGAGATCGTCGAGGACTCCACCCCCGACGAGTTCTTCACCAGCCCGCGCAGCGACCGCGCGAAGGACTTCCTCGGCAAGATCCTGTCCCACTGA
- a CDS encoding response regulator transcription factor, producing the protein MHILLIEDDDRVAAALRPALHRHGMTTTRLDHGRGVVEHLDGVDVVLLDLGLPDSDGLDVCREIRAVSEVPVLMVTARGEITDRIAGLHTGADDYLVKPYDIGELVARVHAVQRRRKVGEAGTAAPAGAGPVTVGDVRVDPDRYSVTVAGSEVVLTRKEFQVLALLARADGAVCTRAQIVAEVWGRGWAGANRTLDVHVATLRTKLGRPELVRTVRGVGYRFTATDDDRT; encoded by the coding sequence GTGCACATCCTGCTGATCGAGGACGACGACCGCGTCGCGGCGGCGCTGCGTCCGGCACTGCACCGGCACGGCATGACCACCACCCGGCTGGACCACGGCCGCGGCGTCGTCGAGCACCTCGACGGCGTCGACGTCGTGCTGCTCGACCTGGGGCTCCCGGACTCCGACGGCCTCGACGTCTGCCGGGAGATCCGCGCGGTCAGCGAGGTGCCGGTGCTCATGGTGACCGCGCGCGGCGAGATCACCGACCGGATCGCCGGCCTGCACACTGGCGCCGACGACTACCTGGTCAAGCCGTACGACATCGGCGAGCTGGTGGCCCGGGTGCACGCCGTGCAACGGCGGCGCAAGGTCGGCGAGGCGGGGACGGCGGCGCCGGCCGGTGCCGGCCCGGTGACGGTCGGGGACGTGCGGGTGGACCCGGACCGGTACTCGGTGACCGTCGCCGGTTCCGAGGTCGTCCTCACCCGCAAGGAGTTCCAGGTGCTCGCCCTGCTCGCCCGGGCCGACGGCGCGGTCTGCACCAGGGCGCAGATCGTCGCGGAGGTGTGGGGGCGGGGCTGGGCCGGTGCGAACCGGACCCTCGACGTGCACGTCGCGACGCTGCGGACCAAGCTCGGCCGGCCCGAGCTGGTCCGCACGGTCCGCGGCGTCGGCTACCGGTTCACCGCCACCGACGACGACCGGACCTGA
- a CDS encoding sensor histidine kinase, translating to MRSRLLLVILVLVGLLAVGLGLPLALTASERSQEEVFTDRLTDTISFASAAQRPVIDPPERTGATTAFAAEITRYDEVYDVAVAVFDRSGELLVASRPTHLLPDLAGDPAGRIDVALAGRRSATYPLLMPWNAAPIVLAEPVLVDGEVVGAAVTVSPTDALRAQELRSWSLVAGAALAALLAGTLVALPLTEWILRPVRRLDEAMSRVGGAVVAGRSPGPPMQRTGPPELRLLAGSFDRMTATVQDTLAAQGDFVADASHQLRNPLTALRLRLSNLVGRVDPGATDEHLAAMEEAERLSGVLDGLLALARAEQAVVAGPGGTVTVIDDVLDDRVENWLPLAEHNGVELRRSGPRGLRARIGPAGLEGVLDAAIDNALKYTPADRRIRVATLRTAAWIGVSVVDGGPGMSAEDRARATDRFWRAPGQTNVEGSGLGLAIAARTAAAAGGSLSLDPAPGGGLRVTLWLRPADQ from the coding sequence ATGCGGAGCCGGTTGCTGCTGGTCATCCTGGTGCTCGTCGGCCTGCTCGCCGTCGGGCTCGGGCTGCCGCTGGCGCTGACCGCCTCCGAGCGCAGCCAGGAGGAGGTCTTCACCGACCGGCTCACCGACACCATCTCGTTCGCCTCCGCGGCGCAGCGCCCGGTGATCGACCCGCCGGAGCGCACGGGGGCGACGACGGCGTTCGCCGCCGAGATCACCCGCTACGACGAGGTCTACGACGTCGCCGTCGCCGTGTTCGACCGGTCCGGCGAGCTCCTCGTCGCGTCCCGGCCGACGCACCTGCTGCCCGACCTCGCCGGTGACCCGGCGGGCCGGATCGACGTGGCGCTCGCCGGTCGCCGCTCGGCGACCTACCCGCTGCTGATGCCGTGGAACGCGGCCCCGATCGTGCTGGCCGAGCCGGTACTGGTCGACGGCGAGGTGGTCGGCGCCGCCGTCACGGTCTCACCCACGGACGCGCTGCGGGCCCAGGAGCTGCGGTCCTGGTCCCTCGTCGCCGGGGCCGCGCTGGCGGCGCTGCTGGCCGGGACGCTCGTCGCGCTCCCGCTGACCGAGTGGATCCTGCGGCCGGTCCGCCGGCTGGACGAGGCGATGAGCCGGGTCGGCGGCGCGGTCGTGGCCGGCCGGTCACCGGGGCCGCCGATGCAGCGCACCGGCCCGCCCGAGCTCCGCCTGCTCGCCGGGTCCTTCGACCGCATGACCGCGACCGTGCAGGACACGCTCGCCGCCCAGGGCGACTTCGTCGCCGACGCCTCGCACCAGCTGCGCAACCCGCTCACCGCGCTGCGCCTGCGGCTGTCCAACCTCGTCGGCCGGGTGGACCCCGGTGCGACCGACGAGCACCTCGCGGCGATGGAGGAGGCCGAGCGTCTCTCCGGCGTGCTCGACGGGCTGCTCGCGCTCGCCCGGGCCGAGCAGGCCGTCGTGGCGGGGCCGGGCGGCACCGTCACCGTGATCGACGACGTCCTCGACGACCGGGTGGAGAACTGGCTGCCGCTCGCCGAACACAACGGCGTCGAGCTCCGGCGCAGCGGCCCGCGCGGGCTGCGGGCCCGGATCGGCCCGGCCGGGCTGGAGGGGGTGCTGGACGCGGCGATCGACAACGCGCTGAAGTACACCCCGGCGGACCGCCGGATCCGGGTCGCGACGCTGCGGACCGCGGCCTGGATCGGGGTCAGCGTCGTCGACGGCGGCCCCGGCATGTCCGCGGAGGACCGGGCGCGGGCGACCGACCGGTTCTGGCGGGCACCGGGGCAGACGAACGTCGAGGGCAGCGGTCTCGGCCTGGCGATCGCCGCGCGCACCGCGGCCGCCGCGGGCGGATCCCTGTCGCTGGACCCGGCACCGGGCGGCGGTCTGCGGGTCACGTTGTGGCTGCGGCCGGCGGATCAGTAG
- a CDS encoding TAXI family TRAP transporter solute-binding subunit has product MTGSAGRAPGTTAFPRRLLLRTALAAGTVLGAAACTGPAPPARLVLAGGVQPGVYISLGRALAEVWRDRLGTAFAPEVLTTAGSTQNMQLLTSGAATLAISQVDVAADVAGGVTGPNEPMALARLYDDVTHLVVRRDSRFSTLDDLRGARVSIGPAGSGYQPIARRLLEVAGIGVDGLGERAELGLPDAVAALRADRIDAFFWSGGVPTDGVRALAAELPIRLLDLGAQLDRMRERFPVYSVGTVPATTYGLPGPVSCLSVRNVLLATAALDDTTARSLVEAAFTEQPRLAQASPAAVTIDSRSAIGTQPLPLHPGAVDFYRSSKGY; this is encoded by the coding sequence ATGACGGGATCGGCGGGCCGCGCACCGGGTACGACCGCGTTCCCCCGGCGGTTGCTGCTGCGGACCGCACTCGCGGCCGGCACCGTGCTCGGCGCGGCCGCGTGCACCGGTCCGGCGCCGCCGGCCCGGCTCGTGCTCGCCGGCGGGGTGCAGCCGGGCGTCTACATCTCGCTCGGCCGGGCGCTCGCCGAGGTGTGGCGGGACCGGCTGGGCACGGCGTTCGCCCCCGAGGTGCTGACGACCGCGGGCAGCACCCAGAACATGCAGCTGCTGACCAGCGGCGCCGCCACGCTCGCGATCAGCCAGGTCGACGTGGCCGCCGACGTCGCGGGGGGTGTCACCGGCCCGAACGAGCCGATGGCGCTGGCCCGGCTCTACGACGACGTCACCCATCTCGTGGTCCGCCGGGACTCCCGGTTCTCCACCCTGGACGACCTGCGCGGCGCCCGGGTCTCGATCGGCCCGGCGGGCAGCGGGTACCAGCCGATCGCCCGGCGGCTGCTGGAGGTGGCCGGGATCGGCGTCGACGGACTCGGGGAGCGGGCCGAGCTGGGTCTGCCCGACGCCGTCGCGGCCCTGCGTGCGGACCGGATCGACGCGTTCTTCTGGTCCGGCGGCGTCCCCACCGACGGGGTCCGGGCACTGGCCGCGGAGCTCCCGATCCGGTTGCTCGACCTCGGCGCACAGCTCGACCGGATGCGCGAGCGGTTCCCGGTGTACTCGGTCGGCACCGTCCCGGCCACCACCTACGGCCTGCCCGGGCCGGTGTCCTGCCTGTCGGTGCGCAACGTCCTGCTCGCGACGGCGGCGCTGGACGACACGACGGCGCGCTCGCTGGTCGAGGCCGCCTTCACCGAGCAGCCCCGGCTGGCCCAGGCGAGCCCGGCCGCGGTGACCATCGACTCCCGTTCGGCGATCGGCACCCAGCCGCTGCCGCTGCACCCGGGGGCCGTGGACTTCTACCGGTCGAGCAAGGGCTACTGA
- the miaB gene encoding tRNA (N6-isopentenyl adenosine(37)-C2)-methylthiotransferase MiaB, which translates to MNVHDTERMAGLLEEAGYRRAADPESADVVVFNTCAVRENADNKLYGNLGHLRPRKQANPDMQIAVGGCLAQKDRDTITRRAPWVDVVFGTHNVHALPTLLERARHNETAQVEIAEALEVFPSTLPARRESAYAGWVSISVGCNNTCTFCIVPSLRGKERDRRPGDVLAEVQTLAADGVLEVTLLGQNVNAYGSDFGDREAFSKLLRACGGVEGLERVRFTSPHPRDFTSDVIAAMAETPNVCPQLHMPLQSGSDDVLRRMRRSYRSERFLRILSDVRASIPDAAITTDIIVGFPGETEQDFQATLDVVAQARFASAFTFQYSKRPGTPAADLPDQLPKQVVQERYERLVALQEEISWAENRAQEGREVELLVSSGEGRKDDATRRLTGRARDGRLVHFAPGEATGIRPGDLVTVRVDYGAPHHLVADGGVLTHRRTRAGDAGEAGTRPDGAPTTLGLPAFGRPAEEPAPLSPCAVPAT; encoded by the coding sequence ATGAACGTGCACGACACGGAGCGGATGGCCGGTCTGCTGGAGGAGGCGGGCTACCGCCGGGCCGCCGACCCGGAGTCCGCCGACGTCGTCGTGTTCAACACCTGCGCCGTGCGGGAGAACGCGGACAACAAGCTCTACGGGAACCTCGGGCACCTGCGGCCGCGCAAGCAGGCGAACCCGGACATGCAGATCGCCGTCGGCGGCTGCCTCGCCCAGAAGGACCGCGACACGATCACCCGCCGGGCGCCGTGGGTCGACGTCGTGTTCGGCACGCACAACGTGCACGCGCTGCCCACCCTGCTGGAGCGGGCCCGGCACAACGAGACCGCGCAGGTGGAGATCGCCGAGGCGCTCGAGGTGTTCCCCTCGACGCTGCCCGCCCGCCGGGAGTCCGCCTACGCCGGCTGGGTGTCGATCTCGGTCGGCTGCAACAACACCTGCACGTTCTGCATCGTGCCGTCGCTGCGCGGCAAGGAGCGCGACCGGCGTCCCGGTGACGTGCTCGCCGAGGTGCAGACGCTGGCCGCGGACGGCGTGCTCGAGGTGACGCTGCTCGGCCAGAACGTGAACGCCTACGGCTCGGACTTCGGCGACCGCGAGGCGTTCTCGAAGCTCCTGCGGGCCTGCGGCGGGGTCGAGGGGCTGGAGCGGGTGCGCTTCACGAGCCCGCACCCGCGCGACTTCACCTCCGACGTCATCGCGGCGATGGCCGAGACGCCGAACGTCTGCCCGCAGCTGCACATGCCGCTGCAGTCCGGCTCGGACGACGTGCTCCGCCGGATGCGCCGCTCCTACCGGTCCGAGCGCTTCCTGCGGATCCTGTCCGACGTGCGGGCGTCGATCCCGGACGCGGCGATCACCACCGACATCATCGTGGGCTTCCCCGGCGAGACCGAGCAGGACTTCCAGGCCACCCTCGACGTCGTCGCGCAGGCCCGGTTCGCGAGCGCGTTCACCTTCCAGTACTCCAAGCGGCCCGGGACGCCCGCCGCGGACCTGCCGGACCAGCTGCCCAAGCAGGTCGTCCAGGAGCGTTACGAGCGGCTGGTCGCGCTGCAGGAGGAGATCTCCTGGGCGGAGAACCGGGCGCAGGAGGGCCGGGAGGTCGAGCTGCTGGTGTCCAGCGGCGAGGGCCGCAAGGACGACGCGACCCGCCGGCTCACCGGCCGGGCGCGGGACGGCCGCCTGGTGCACTTCGCCCCGGGCGAGGCGACCGGCATCCGGCCCGGCGACCTGGTGACGGTGCGGGTCGACTACGGCGCCCCGCACCATCTCGTCGCCGACGGCGGGGTGCTGACCCACCGCCGTACCCGGGCCGGGGACGCCGGCGAGGCCGGTACCCGTCCGGACGGCGCGCCCACCACCCTGGGGCTGCCGGCGTTCGGGCGTCCGGCCGAGGAGCCGGCGCCGCTCTCGCCCTGTGCCGTCCCCGCCACCTGA
- a CDS encoding Rv2732c family membrane protein, whose amino-acid sequence MSENDVSPQTRAEIDRAGRAVTRRIDPGPRAMLIAGAVVAAVASLLLPWVAGTPGWQVLAGGDAGPLPSLFSVTLTVFAIVVSAAGLLSRLWVLAWLAAYGCGISSVNGVWAIWSQQTDSGRGPGFGLVLGVIAVVLLTFVWAGAALRRD is encoded by the coding sequence ATGAGCGAGAACGACGTCTCACCGCAGACCCGCGCCGAGATCGACCGGGCCGGCCGGGCCGTGACCCGGCGGATCGACCCGGGGCCCCGCGCGATGCTGATCGCGGGCGCCGTCGTCGCCGCGGTGGCCTCGCTGCTGCTGCCCTGGGTGGCGGGCACCCCGGGCTGGCAGGTCCTCGCCGGCGGTGACGCGGGCCCGCTGCCGTCGCTGTTCTCGGTCACGCTCACCGTGTTCGCGATCGTCGTGTCCGCGGCCGGGCTGCTGAGCCGGTTGTGGGTGCTGGCCTGGCTCGCCGCCTACGGCTGCGGCATCTCCTCGGTGAACGGGGTCTGGGCGATCTGGTCGCAGCAGACCGACTCCGGCCGCGGGCCCGGGTTCGGCCTCGTGCTGGGCGTGATCGCGGTGGTGCTGCTGACCTTCGTCTGGGCCGGCGCCGCGCTGCGCCGCGACTGA
- a CDS encoding DUF349 domain-containing protein, producing MPSALATPEKWGRADADGTITLLGPDGERVVGSYQAGPPAEGLEHFARRFDALVTETEVLAARIAGGGDPKASLQALQEGLAEPAVVGDVAALRARLTELTDRAEEGVRTARAERDRARGDAVARKEALTAEAEALAGESTQWKPAGDRFKAILDEWRSIKGVDRKTDEQLWKRFSKARESFNRRRGSHFADLDRQRVSAKDRKEELAARAEALSDSEDWASTASAYRDLMTEWKAAGRAHRDADDALWARFRSAQDRFFGRRNEHFAARDAEFAENAEAKRALLAEAERIDLSDPDAARAALRAVQERWEDIGKVPREEIRTLENRLRGVEERVAEAADAQWRRTDPEAEARVAQFRSRVEQFEAQAEKAETAGDRRRAEQARAQAAQWREWLEAAEQSVSDR from the coding sequence GTGCCCTCGGCACTGGCGACCCCGGAGAAGTGGGGCCGGGCCGACGCCGACGGCACCATCACGCTGCTCGGGCCGGACGGCGAGCGGGTCGTCGGCTCCTACCAGGCCGGGCCGCCCGCCGAGGGGCTGGAGCACTTCGCCCGCCGGTTCGACGCGCTCGTCACCGAGACCGAGGTGCTGGCCGCGCGGATCGCCGGCGGCGGGGACCCGAAGGCGTCGCTGCAGGCGCTGCAGGAGGGGCTCGCGGAGCCGGCCGTCGTCGGGGACGTCGCGGCGTTGCGCGCCCGGCTGACCGAGCTGACCGACCGCGCCGAGGAGGGCGTCCGTACCGCCCGCGCGGAACGGGACCGGGCCCGCGGCGACGCCGTCGCCCGCAAGGAGGCGCTCACCGCCGAGGCCGAGGCCCTGGCCGGCGAGTCCACCCAGTGGAAGCCCGCCGGAGACCGGTTCAAGGCGATCCTCGACGAGTGGCGCTCGATCAAGGGCGTCGACCGCAAGACCGACGAGCAGCTCTGGAAGCGGTTCTCCAAGGCCCGGGAGTCGTTCAACCGGCGGCGCGGCTCGCACTTCGCGGACCTGGACCGGCAGCGGGTCTCGGCGAAGGACCGCAAGGAGGAACTGGCCGCCCGGGCCGAGGCCCTGTCCGACTCCGAGGACTGGGCGTCCACCGCGTCCGCCTACCGCGACCTGATGACCGAGTGGAAGGCCGCCGGCCGGGCCCACCGCGACGCCGACGACGCGCTGTGGGCGCGTTTCCGCAGCGCCCAGGACCGCTTCTTCGGCCGGCGCAACGAGCACTTCGCCGCCCGCGACGCCGAGTTCGCGGAGAACGCCGAGGCCAAGCGCGCGCTGCTGGCCGAGGCCGAGCGGATCGACCTGTCCGATCCCGACGCCGCCCGGGCCGCCCTGCGCGCGGTGCAGGAACGCTGGGAGGACATCGGCAAGGTGCCGCGCGAGGAGATCCGCACCCTGGAGAACCGCCTGCGCGGTGTCGAGGAGCGGGTCGCCGAGGCGGCCGACGCCCAGTGGCGCCGGACCGACCCGGAGGCCGAGGCCCGGGTGGCCCAGTTCCGCAGCCGGGTCGAGCAGTTCGAGGCGCAGGCGGAGAAGGCCGAGACCGCGGGCGATCGCAGGCGCGCCGAGCAGGCCCGCGCCCAGGCCGCGCAGTGGCGCGAGTGGCTGGAGGCGGCCGAGCAGTCGGTCAGCGACCGCTGA
- a CDS encoding HARBI1 family protein, with translation MSDPVTYTAVLPIGEHTVAYLARLLAAQRCRRGTRPRRRALTPFAQAVLVIRWFCDATRVRHLARDNAISTATTYRYLHEGIDVLASAAPGLHGALLAARLAGHTHVHLDGTLIATDRCRALGPTAGVDLWWSGKHHRHGGNVQVVSAPDGWPLWTSPGRPGREHDVTCARAHPGLLEDLDHWIDDDHAALGDLGYEGEAHRLTVPIKPIPAGGRTVDQRTVNSLHSATRALAERANALLKTTFATLQRVTLCPWRTGAITAAALVLLHTEYDRTT, from the coding sequence ATGTCCGATCCTGTCACCTACACCGCTGTCCTCCCGATCGGGGAGCACACCGTGGCCTACCTGGCTCGGCTTCTGGCCGCTCAACGCTGTCGCCGCGGTACCCGCCCCCGGCGGCGGGCGTTGACCCCGTTCGCCCAGGCAGTGCTGGTGATCCGCTGGTTCTGCGACGCCACCCGGGTCCGGCACCTGGCCCGCGACAACGCGATCAGTACCGCGACCACCTATCGCTACCTGCACGAAGGCATCGACGTCCTCGCCAGCGCCGCACCCGGGCTGCACGGTGCCCTGCTCGCCGCCCGCCTCGCCGGACACACCCACGTTCACCTGGACGGCACCCTGATCGCCACCGACCGCTGCCGCGCGCTCGGCCCCACCGCGGGGGTCGACCTGTGGTGGTCGGGTAAACACCACCGCCACGGCGGGAACGTCCAGGTCGTGTCCGCCCCGGATGGATGGCCGCTATGGACATCCCCGGGAAGACCCGGGCGCGAACACGACGTGACCTGTGCCCGAGCCCACCCCGGTCTGCTCGAAGACCTCGATCACTGGATCGATGATGACCACGCCGCGCTGGGCGATCTCGGCTACGAAGGTGAGGCCCACCGACTCACCGTGCCGATCAAACCCATCCCCGCCGGCGGCCGAACAGTCGATCAGCGCACCGTCAACAGCCTGCACTCAGCCACCCGAGCACTCGCCGAACGAGCAAACGCCCTGCTCAAGACCACCTTCGCAACGCTACAGCGAGTCACCCTCTGTCCCTGGCGCACCGGCGCGATCACCGCCGCCGCGCTCGTGTTACTCCACACCGAATACGACCGCACAACATGA
- the miaA gene encoding tRNA (adenosine(37)-N6)-dimethylallyltransferase MiaA, whose product MSDDDSGAAAAGPALVAVVGPTATGKSDLGLAIAERLGGEVVNADAMQLYRGLDVGTAKLRPEERRGIAHHLLDVLDVRDAASVAAYQRDARAVVERLRAAGRTPVLVGGSGLYVQAVLDELEFPGTDPDLRAGLQAELERDGAAALHRRLADVDPAAAAEVLPSNGRRIVRALEVVALTGRPFRATLPTTGTPRYGAVLLGVDRDVAELDERVAVRVDRMLGDGLVEETRNLLPHGLAQGRTASRALGYRQVLDALDRDPDAPDLETVRAETVRATRRFVRRQRSWFRRDRRIHWLDGAAPGLVPDALSVLARKLVA is encoded by the coding sequence GTGAGCGACGACGACTCCGGGGCCGCTGCGGCCGGGCCGGCGCTGGTCGCCGTGGTCGGGCCCACCGCGACCGGCAAGTCCGATCTCGGGCTGGCCATCGCCGAGCGGCTCGGCGGCGAGGTCGTCAACGCCGACGCGATGCAGCTCTACCGGGGGCTCGACGTGGGCACCGCGAAGCTGCGCCCGGAGGAGCGCCGGGGGATCGCGCATCATCTGCTCGACGTCCTCGACGTGCGGGACGCCGCGTCGGTCGCGGCCTACCAGCGCGACGCCCGCGCGGTCGTCGAACGGCTGCGGGCCGCCGGGCGCACACCCGTCCTGGTCGGTGGGTCCGGCCTGTACGTGCAGGCGGTGCTCGACGAGCTGGAGTTCCCCGGCACCGACCCGGACCTGCGCGCCGGGCTGCAGGCGGAGCTGGAGCGCGACGGGGCGGCGGCGCTGCACCGCAGGCTCGCCGACGTCGATCCGGCGGCCGCCGCCGAGGTGCTGCCGTCGAACGGGCGGCGGATCGTGCGGGCGCTGGAGGTCGTCGCGCTGACCGGCCGTCCGTTCCGGGCCACGCTGCCCACCACCGGCACGCCGCGCTACGGCGCGGTCCTCCTGGGCGTCGACCGGGACGTCGCGGAGCTGGACGAGCGGGTCGCCGTCCGGGTGGACCGGATGCTCGGCGACGGGTTGGTCGAGGAGACGCGGAACCTGCTGCCGCACGGTCTCGCGCAGGGCCGCACGGCGTCCCGGGCGCTCGGGTACCGGCAGGTGCTCGACGCGCTCGACCGCGACCCGGACGCCCCGGACCTGGAGACGGTCCGCGCCGAGACGGTGCGCGCGACCCGCCGGTTCGTACGCCGCCAGCGGTCCTGGTTCCGCCGGGACCGGCGGATCCACTGGCTCGACGGCGCCGCGCCCGGCCTGGTGCCGGACGCGTTGTCGGTGCTCGCTCGTAAGCTCGTGGCATGA
- the dapF gene encoding diaminopimelate epimerase: protein MSGIAFTKGHGTENDFVVLPDPDAALDLTPERVAALCDRRRGLGADGVLRVVRWAKLAGDASVPEPVPGVEWFMDYRNGDGSVAEMCGNGVRVFARYLHERGWAPGGGLIGTRAGVRSATVGGGTGTGPSGGGGVAVDMGPVDIGPASVATLGTARFDGLALDVGNPHLACVVQADPAGLDLSVAPRFDPQVFPHGVNVEFVTPLAGPAAGGSVRMRVHERGVGETRACGTGTVAAVVAALRAAGHTAGDVEVQAPGGRLRVTVEAGDDERTGRTVLHGPAVLLATGEIDRGWWDAPA, encoded by the coding sequence ATGAGCGGCATCGCGTTCACCAAGGGGCACGGCACCGAGAACGACTTCGTCGTACTGCCCGATCCGGATGCCGCGCTGGACCTGACCCCCGAGCGGGTCGCCGCGCTGTGCGACCGGCGTCGCGGGCTCGGGGCCGACGGGGTGCTGCGGGTCGTGCGCTGGGCGAAGCTGGCCGGTGACGCGTCGGTCCCCGAGCCGGTCCCCGGCGTCGAGTGGTTCATGGACTACCGCAACGGCGACGGATCGGTCGCCGAGATGTGCGGCAACGGGGTGCGGGTCTTCGCCCGCTACCTGCACGAGCGCGGCTGGGCGCCCGGCGGGGGCTTGATCGGCACCCGGGCCGGGGTGCGGTCGGCGACCGTCGGCGGCGGCACCGGGACCGGCCCGTCCGGGGGCGGCGGCGTGGCGGTCGACATGGGTCCGGTCGACATCGGGCCGGCGTCGGTCGCCACCCTGGGCACCGCCCGGTTCGACGGGCTCGCCCTCGACGTCGGCAACCCGCACCTCGCCTGTGTGGTGCAGGCGGACCCGGCGGGGCTGGACCTCTCCGTCGCGCCGCGGTTCGACCCGCAGGTCTTCCCGCACGGGGTGAACGTCGAGTTCGTGACCCCCCTGGCGGGACCCGCCGCGGGCGGGTCGGTCCGGATGCGGGTGCACGAGCGGGGTGTGGGGGAGACCAGGGCGTGCGGCACCGGGACCGTCGCGGCCGTCGTCGCCGCGCTGCGGGCCGCCGGGCACACCGCGGGCGACGTGGAGGTGCAGGCCCCCGGCGGCCGGCTGCGGGTCACCGTCGAGGCGGGTGACGACGAGCGGACCGGGCGCACCGTGCTGCACGGTCCGGCGGTGCTGCTCGCCACGGGCGAGATCGACCGAGGCTGGTGGGACGCGCCCGCCTGA